One Neoarius graeffei isolate fNeoGra1 chromosome 16, fNeoGra1.pri, whole genome shotgun sequence DNA segment encodes these proteins:
- the LOC132899876 gene encoding putative gustatory receptor clone PTE03 produces the protein MDYSTNFTYLSLEGHVELENYRYIYFIFTLSVYMMIIGFNTIIIFVIFKKKHFHEPMYIFIAALLCNSLFGSTALYPKLLIDLLSEKQTVSYNVCLFQAFCLYTYGASEFTLLSAMAYDRYVSICNPLLYANVVKMSTVRKLLFLSWFLPCCEIGVAVILTSQLRLCKFKLNRIYCDNFSIVKLSCKETSLNNIYGLFIFIIALFPPLIFILYSYIRILTVCLKNSKDFRRKALKTCLPHLLIFINFSVNGSFEIINNRLESKQIPHIMAMILSLELALIPPLFNPLIYGLKLQEIFNDVKKIFQCQKRVQIYF, from the coding sequence ATGGATTATTCTACCAATTTTACATATTTATCACTGGAGGGACATGTTGAATTAGAGAATTAcagatatatttattttatatttacactCAGTGTCTATATGATGATTATTGGCTTTAACACCATCATCATTTTTGTCATATTCAAAAAGAAACATTTTCATGAGCCCATGTACATTTTCATCGCTGCTTTGCTTTGTAATTCTCTCTTTGGATCGACAGCTCTTTATCCTAAACTGCTCATTGATTTACTGTCTGAAAAACAAACTGTATCTTATAATGTGTGTTTATTTCAGGCATTTTGTTTGTACACATATGGTGCATCAGAGTTCACACTGTTATCAGCGATGGCCTATGACAGATATGTGTCCATCTGTAATCCATTATTATATGCAAATGTTGTAAAAATGTCCACTGTCAGAAAGCTCTTATTTTTATCATGGTTTTTGCCTTGTTGTGAAATTGGTGTTGCCGTTATTTTAACATCCCAACTTCGATTGTGTAAATTTAAATTGAACAGAATATACTGTGATAATTTTTCAATTGTGAAATTAAGCTGTAAAGAAACATCTCTTAATAACATatatggactttttatttttatcattGCTCTGTTTCCTCCACTGATCTTCATACTTTACTCTTATATCAGGATACTCACTGTGTGTTTAAAGAATTCTAAAGATTTCAGAAGAAAAGCTTTAAAGACATGTTTACCACATCTtctcatttttattaatttttctgTCAATGGAAGTTTTGAAATTATAAATAACAGACTAGAATCAAAACAAATTCCCCACATTATGGCCATGATCCTGTCACTTGAATTGGCACTTATTCCTCCTCTGTTTAATCCTCTAATATATGGATTAAAACTGCAGGAGATTTTTAACGATGTTAAGAAAATATTTCAATGTCAAAAAAGAGTACAAATTTATTTTTAG